One part of the Oceanihabitans sp. IOP_32 genome encodes these proteins:
- the sufB gene encoding Fe-S cluster assembly protein SufB — protein MSKYTEDDLREELKTKEYEYGFYTDIESDTFPVGLNEDVVRAISKKKEEPQWMTDWRLEAFKVWKEMTEPDWANVTYEKPDFQAISYYSAPNSKPKYNSLDEVDPELLATFEKLGISIDEQKKLANVAMDVVVDSVSVATTFKETLAEKGIIFMSISEAIKEHPELVKKYIGTIVPTKDNFYAALNSAVFSDGSFCYIPKGVRCPMELSTYFRINQAGTGQFERTLVIADEGSYVSYLEGCTAPSRDENQLHAAVVELIALEDAEIKYSTVQNWFPGNAEGKGGVFNFVTKRGLCEKNAKISWTQVETGSAVTWKYPSCILKGDNSVGEFYSIAVTNNHQQADTGTKMIHLGKNTKSTIISKGISAGKSQNSYRGLVQINSRAENARNFSQCDSLLMGNECGAHTFPYIEAKNKSAKIEHEATTSKIGEDQIFYCNQRGIDTEKAIALIVNGFSKEVLNKLPMEFAVEAQKLLEISLEGSVG, from the coding sequence ATGAGCAAATATACAGAAGACGATTTACGCGAAGAGCTAAAAACTAAAGAATACGAATACGGATTTTATACCGATATAGAGTCTGATACATTTCCTGTAGGTTTAAATGAAGACGTTGTGCGTGCCATTTCTAAGAAGAAAGAAGAACCACAATGGATGACCGATTGGCGACTTGAGGCTTTTAAAGTTTGGAAAGAAATGACCGAACCAGATTGGGCTAATGTAACCTACGAAAAACCAGATTTTCAGGCTATTTCGTACTATTCGGCTCCCAACAGCAAACCTAAGTACAACAGTTTAGATGAAGTTGACCCCGAATTATTAGCCACTTTTGAAAAGTTAGGTATTTCTATTGACGAGCAAAAAAAATTGGCCAACGTTGCTATGGATGTCGTTGTCGACTCCGTTTCGGTAGCCACCACATTCAAAGAAACCCTTGCCGAAAAAGGCATCATTTTTATGAGTATTTCTGAAGCTATTAAAGAGCACCCAGAGCTTGTCAAGAAATATATTGGTACCATTGTGCCTACTAAAGATAATTTTTACGCAGCCTTAAACTCGGCTGTATTTAGTGATGGCTCGTTTTGCTACATTCCAAAAGGTGTACGCTGCCCAATGGAGCTTTCTACCTACTTCAGAATTAATCAAGCCGGTACCGGTCAGTTTGAGCGCACGCTTGTTATTGCCGACGAAGGTAGTTATGTATCGTATCTCGAGGGCTGTACAGCCCCTAGTCGAGACGAAAACCAATTACATGCCGCCGTTGTAGAGCTAATTGCTTTAGAAGATGCCGAGATAAAATACTCGACCGTACAAAACTGGTTTCCAGGCAACGCCGAGGGCAAAGGTGGGGTATTTAACTTTGTTACCAAAAGAGGTTTGTGTGAGAAGAATGCTAAAATTTCGTGGACACAAGTTGAAACAGGCTCTGCTGTAACCTGGAAATACCCATCGTGTATTTTAAAAGGTGATAATTCGGTTGGCGAATTTTACTCTATTGCAGTTACCAACAACCATCAGCAAGCCGATACCGGAACTAAGATGATTCATTTAGGCAAAAACACGAAATCTACTATCATTTCAAAAGGTATTTCTGCAGGGAAATCGCAAAACTCGTATCGCGGATTGGTACAGATAAACTCTAGAGCAGAAAACGCACGTAATTTTTCACAATGTGATAGTTTACTAATGGGTAACGAATGTGGCGCGCATACCTTCCCCTATATTGAAGCTAAAAACAAATCGGCTAAAATAGAGCACGAGGCCACAACCAGTAAAATTGGTGAAGACCAAATTTTTTACTGTAATCAACGTGGTATAGATACCGAAAAAGCGATTGCCTTAATTGTAAATGGTTTTAGTAAAGAAGTTTTAAATAAACTGCCTATGGAATTTGCCGTTGAAGCGCAAAAACTGTTAGAAATAAGCTTAGAAGGCAGCGTAGGATAA
- the sufC gene encoding Fe-S cluster assembly ATPase SufC, translated as MLKINNLHASVDDKAILRGINLEVKPGEVHAIMGPNGSGKSTLASVIAGKEEYEVDEGEIYLHNENIEELSAEERAHKGIFLSFQYPVEIPGVSVTNFIKTAINETRKAKGLEDMPAKDMLKLIREKADLLEIDRKFLSRSLNEGFSGGEKKRNEIFQMAMLDPKLAILDETDSGLDIDALRIVANGVNKLKSKDNAVIVITHYQRLLDYIVPDFVHVIHEGRIVKSGDASLAHELEEKGYDWVKEEVGA; from the coding sequence ATGTTAAAAATAAATAACTTACACGCAAGTGTTGACGATAAAGCCATTTTAAGAGGTATTAATCTTGAGGTTAAACCCGGAGAAGTACATGCTATCATGGGGCCAAATGGCTCTGGAAAAAGTACATTGGCATCTGTTATTGCTGGAAAAGAGGAATATGAAGTTGATGAAGGCGAAATCTATTTACACAATGAAAACATAGAAGAACTTTCGGCCGAAGAACGTGCGCACAAAGGCATTTTCCTTTCGTTTCAATATCCTGTAGAAATTCCGGGCGTATCGGTGACTAACTTTATAAAAACAGCCATCAACGAAACGAGAAAAGCTAAGGGTCTTGAAGACATGCCTGCCAAAGACATGTTAAAACTCATTCGTGAGAAGGCCGATTTATTAGAAATTGATAGAAAATTTTTATCGCGTTCACTTAACGAAGGTTTTTCTGGTGGTGAGAAAAAACGAAACGAAATTTTTCAAATGGCCATGCTAGATCCAAAATTAGCCATTCTTGATGAAACCGATTCTGGATTAGATATCGATGCCCTACGCATTGTTGCCAATGGTGTAAATAAGCTTAAATCTAAAGACAACGCTGTAATTGTTATCACACATTACCAACGTTTATTAGATTATATCGTGCCAGATTTTGTACATGTCATTCACGAAGGTCGTATTGTTAAGTCTGGAGATGCTTCACTAGCACACGAACTTGAAGAAAAAGGATACGATTGGGTTAAAGAAGAAGTTGGTGCCTAG
- a CDS encoding DUF59 domain-containing protein, translated as MSKTTIDVHALGEKIVNVIKTIYDPEIPVDIYELGLIYDVFVNEDYDVKILMTLTTPNCPVAETLPLEVEEKVKSINEVKSAEVEITFDPPWSQDLMSEEAKLELGML; from the coding sequence ATGAGTAAAACCACTATAGATGTACACGCTTTAGGCGAAAAAATAGTAAACGTTATAAAAACCATTTACGATCCAGAAATTCCAGTGGATATATACGAACTGGGTTTAATTTACGATGTTTTTGTAAACGAAGATTACGACGTTAAAATTTTAATGACACTAACAACGCCTAATTGCCCGGTAGCCGAAACCTTACCCTTGGAAGTTGAAGAGAAAGTAAAATCTATAAACGAAGTAAAAAGTGCCGAGGTAGAAATTACTTTCGACCCACCATGGTCTCAAGATTTAATGAGTGAAGAAGCGAAATTGGAATTGGGGATGCTTTAA
- the brnQ gene encoding branched-chain amino acid transport system II carrier protein, with protein MSKTRETLVFGFALFAGFFGAGNLILPPLLGFKSGADWMWVTMGFVASAILIPFFAVLGHARLQGTMLDFGKKVSPFFSLIFCLCVYAIAVALPSPRTAAVTHEMAIAPFFNSSTLLTSIVYFLLVFIFVMNRNNVLDVLGKYLTPIIVSIILAIVVIGVFSSGGTMRPSTFERPIVSGLLEGYQTYDAVAGLIMGGVVLVSINNSKSNLSFIEKRQVIMKSGAIAMLGLFIVYAGLIAIGAFYNQQFDTDITRTGLLAGLATKTLGSFGAVFLGILVALACFTTAVGITVSVSDFFKDYFNGSKKAYVISAALCCLIGVLVGQMDVKYIIDVAIPALMFIYPLCIVLILLNVIPEHLATKLVFRAVVLITFIFSIPDFLGFIIAADSLEEVKNIIPLAHLNLGWVLAAVFAFILTNGYQKAAIKSNKEA; from the coding sequence ATGAGTAAAACAAGGGAAACACTTGTATTTGGTTTTGCATTATTTGCAGGTTTTTTTGGTGCGGGAAATTTAATTTTGCCGCCTTTATTAGGCTTTAAATCGGGGGCCGATTGGATGTGGGTTACTATGGGGTTTGTGGCTTCTGCTATTTTAATACCCTTTTTTGCTGTTTTGGGTCATGCGAGATTACAAGGTACCATGTTAGATTTTGGTAAAAAAGTATCTCCGTTTTTTAGTCTGATATTCTGCTTGTGTGTTTATGCCATTGCGGTTGCCTTACCTTCTCCTAGAACGGCAGCTGTAACCCATGAAATGGCTATAGCTCCATTTTTTAATTCAAGCACCTTATTAACTAGCATTGTTTATTTTTTGCTTGTTTTTATTTTCGTGATGAATAGAAACAATGTTTTAGATGTGTTAGGCAAATATTTAACTCCAATAATTGTGTCAATCATATTGGCTATTGTGGTTATTGGTGTTTTTTCTTCTGGCGGAACTATGAGGCCTTCAACATTCGAACGTCCCATAGTAAGTGGACTACTAGAGGGGTACCAAACCTACGATGCCGTAGCGGGTTTAATCATGGGAGGTGTTGTTTTAGTGTCCATCAATAACTCAAAAAGCAATTTATCTTTTATTGAAAAACGACAAGTGATTATGAAGTCTGGTGCTATCGCTATGCTTGGCTTGTTTATCGTTTATGCGGGCTTAATTGCTATTGGGGCGTTTTATAACCAGCAGTTTGATACAGACATTACTAGAACGGGCTTACTCGCTGGTTTAGCCACTAAAACATTAGGTAGTTTTGGTGCTGTTTTTTTAGGTATTCTTGTGGCTTTAGCTTGTTTTACAACCGCTGTGGGCATTACGGTAAGTGTATCCGATTTTTTTAAAGACTATTTTAATGGGTCTAAAAAGGCTTATGTAATTTCCGCTGCCTTATGTTGCCTCATTGGGGTTTTGGTGGGGCAAATGGATGTGAAGTATATTATTGATGTCGCCATTCCGGCTTTAATGTTTATTTATCCTTTATGTATCGTGCTTATTTTATTGAATGTAATTCCAGAGCATCTCGCAACAAAGCTTGTTTTTAGAGCGGTTGTTTTAATCACTTTTATTTTCAGTATACCCGATTTTTTAGGGTTTATAATCGCTGCCGATAGTCTTGAGGAGGTTAAAAATATTATACCATTAGCCCATTTAAATTTAGGTTGGGTATTGGCTGCTGTTTTCGCGTTTATTTTAACTAATGGGTATCAAAAGGCTGCAATTAAGTCCAATAAAGAAGCATAA
- the sufD gene encoding Fe-S cluster assembly protein SufD, producing the protein MDLKEKLVSSFLVSEDYAEADSYLQDLRNDAINIFKASGFPSKKEEAWKYTALNTILKEDYCLFPKKEGDLDYNDIKKYFIHNIDSYKIVFIDGKYSSHLSETTHDGVDVCLMSAALSKPKYRLVIENYFNKAATKDSLPSLNTAFSKEGAYIHIPKNKIVGKPIQLIHLATGNEAATMLQPRNLIVVEENAHVQIIERHQSLTDNPVLTNSVTEIFTKKRAIVDYYKLQNDKANASLIDNTFVKQHRESVASVHTFSFGGKLTRNNLNFYQEGERINSILKGVTIIGDKQHVDHNTLVNHIEPNCESHQDYKGIFGENATGVFNGKIIVEKEAQKTNAFQANNNILISDKATINTKPQLEIFADDVKCSHGCTIGQLDESAMFYMRSRGIPEKEAKALLMFAFSNDVLKSVKIPEIKQRITKIIANKLGVNMGFDL; encoded by the coding sequence ATGGATTTAAAAGAAAAATTAGTATCATCTTTTCTAGTATCTGAAGACTACGCCGAGGCCGATTCTTACCTACAGGACCTTAGAAACGATGCCATAAACATATTTAAAGCCTCTGGCTTCCCTTCTAAAAAAGAAGAAGCATGGAAATACACCGCTTTAAATACCATCTTAAAAGAAGATTATTGTTTATTTCCAAAAAAGGAAGGAGATTTAGATTATAACGACATTAAAAAGTATTTTATCCATAATATAGACAGCTATAAAATTGTGTTTATAGATGGTAAATACTCCTCACACCTATCTGAAACCACGCACGATGGTGTAGATGTGTGCCTAATGTCTGCAGCCCTATCAAAACCAAAATACCGTTTGGTTATTGAAAACTACTTCAATAAAGCTGCAACAAAAGACAGCTTGCCGTCGCTTAACACCGCTTTTTCTAAAGAAGGTGCCTATATTCACATACCAAAAAATAAAATAGTAGGCAAACCCATTCAGCTTATACATTTGGCCACAGGAAATGAAGCCGCTACCATGTTGCAACCACGTAATTTAATTGTGGTTGAGGAGAACGCGCATGTACAAATTATTGAGCGCCACCAAAGCTTAACCGATAATCCTGTTTTAACCAACAGCGTTACCGAAATTTTTACCAAAAAACGTGCTATTGTCGATTATTACAAGTTACAAAACGATAAAGCTAACGCTTCGTTAATAGACAATACTTTTGTTAAACAACACCGCGAGAGTGTGGCATCGGTACACACCTTCTCTTTTGGTGGTAAATTAACACGTAACAACCTTAACTTTTATCAAGAAGGCGAGCGCATTAATTCCATCTTAAAAGGGGTGACTATTATTGGTGATAAACAACATGTAGATCACAATACCTTAGTTAATCATATCGAGCCTAATTGTGAGAGTCATCAAGATTATAAAGGCATTTTTGGCGAGAATGCTACAGGTGTATTTAACGGTAAAATTATAGTAGAAAAAGAAGCTCAAAAAACCAATGCGTTTCAAGCGAATAACAACATTTTAATTAGCGATAAGGCCACTATTAACACCAAACCGCAATTAGAAATTTTTGCTGATGATGTAAAATGCTCACACGGCTGTACTATTGGTCAATTAGACGAAAGTGCCATGTTCTACATGCGTTCGCGCGGTATTCCCGAAAAAGAAGCCAAAGCCCTTTTAATGTTTGCCTTTAGTAATGATGTTTTAAAATCGGTTAAAATTCCTGAAATTAAACAACGTATTACCAAAATAATTGCAAACAAATTAGGAGTAAATATGGGCTTCGATTTATAA
- a CDS encoding SufE family protein, with protein MTIESIQNEIIEEFAMFEDWEERYQYMIDLGKDLPLIDPKYKTDSNIIKGCQSKVWVHAEMVDNKLVFTADSDAIITKGIIAILIRAFSNQHPKDIIDANTDFIDKIGLKEHLSPTRANGLVSMVKQLKMYAIAYQTQLN; from the coding sequence GTGACTATTGAAAGTATTCAAAACGAAATTATAGAAGAGTTCGCCATGTTTGAAGACTGGGAAGAACGCTACCAATACATGATTGATTTAGGCAAAGACCTGCCCTTAATTGACCCGAAATACAAAACCGACAGCAATATTATTAAAGGCTGCCAAAGTAAAGTATGGGTACATGCCGAGATGGTAGATAATAAATTAGTATTCACGGCCGATAGTGATGCCATCATTACAAAAGGGATAATCGCTATTTTAATTCGTGCATTCTCAAATCAACACCCCAAAGATATTATCGATGCCAATACCGATTTTATCGATAAAATTGGCTTAAAAGAACATTTGTCACCAACACGTGCCAACGGCTTAGTAAGTATGGTAAAACAACTTAAAATGTACGCCATAGCCTACCAAACCCAGCTTAATTAG
- a CDS encoding aminotransferase class V-fold PLP-dependent enzyme: MFNVNDIRQDFPILSRKVNGKPLVYLDNAATSQTPQQVMDVIVDYYSNYNANIHRGVHTLSQEATDLYEQARLKIQTHFNAQFSHEIIFTAGTTHSINIVASGFTSLLKKGDEIIVSALEHHSNIVPWQMLCERTGAILKVIPMSEDGELLMDVYKELLSEKTKLVFVNHISNALGTLNPIEYIIDQAHRVGAAVLIDGAQACPHLKPDVQKLDVDFYVTSAHKICGPTGVGMLYGKEAWLNKLPPYQGGGEMIDQVTFEKTTYANLPHKFEAGTPNISGGIAFGAALDYMNGIGFDNIHAYEQDLLHYATAQLLEIEGLKIYGTSKNKTSVISFNLKGIHPYDVGTILDKLGIAVRTGHHCAQPIMDFYKIPGTVRASFAFYNTKAEIDVLVEGIKKAKMMLS; encoded by the coding sequence ATGTTCAACGTAAACGATATTAGGCAAGATTTCCCAATACTTTCTCGAAAAGTAAATGGGAAACCTTTGGTGTATTTAGATAATGCGGCCACCTCGCAAACCCCACAACAGGTTATGGATGTTATTGTAGACTATTACTCTAATTACAATGCTAATATTCATCGTGGCGTACATACGCTAAGTCAAGAAGCGACCGATTTGTACGAACAAGCACGCTTAAAAATACAAACCCATTTTAATGCCCAATTTTCGCACGAAATCATATTTACCGCAGGCACCACACATAGTATAAATATAGTGGCTAGTGGGTTTACAAGTCTGTTAAAAAAGGGCGACGAGATTATCGTCTCTGCATTAGAGCATCATAGCAATATTGTACCCTGGCAAATGCTTTGTGAACGCACGGGTGCAATTCTAAAAGTTATACCCATGAGCGAAGATGGCGAATTGCTAATGGACGTTTATAAGGAACTGCTTTCAGAAAAAACAAAACTCGTATTTGTAAATCATATTTCGAATGCGCTAGGCACTTTAAATCCTATCGAATATATTATAGACCAAGCGCATCGCGTTGGTGCGGCCGTTTTAATTGATGGGGCGCAAGCCTGTCCGCACCTAAAACCAGATGTGCAGAAATTAGATGTCGATTTTTATGTGACCTCAGCTCATAAAATTTGTGGCCCAACAGGAGTTGGTATGCTGTATGGCAAAGAAGCATGGCTAAATAAATTACCCCCTTACCAAGGTGGCGGCGAAATGATCGATCAGGTCACTTTCGAGAAAACCACCTATGCCAATTTGCCTCATAAATTTGAAGCGGGAACCCCAAACATATCTGGAGGTATCGCTTTTGGAGCTGCTCTAGACTATATGAACGGTATTGGGTTTGATAACATTCACGCCTACGAACAAGATTTGTTGCACTATGCGACAGCCCAACTTTTAGAAATTGAAGGCTTGAAAATCTACGGCACATCTAAAAATAAAACCTCGGTGATTTCATTTAATTTAAAAGGTATTCACCCTTACGATGTGGGCACCATTTTAGATAAACTTGGTATTGCCGTACGTACAGGACATCATTGCGCACAACCCATTATGGATTTTTATAAAATACCAGGAACCGTTCGCGCTTCTTTTGCTTTTTACAATACCAAAGCCGAAATTGACGTTTTAGTAGAAGGTATTAAAAAAGCCAAAATGATGCTTTCTTAA
- a CDS encoding alpha/beta hydrolase: MILAYKGIDIFYKDEGKGQAIVMLHGFLENSTMWQAFLPELTKKNRVICIDLLGHGKTGCLGHVHSMELMADAVKAVLNHLNIKPCLLIGHSMGGYVALAFAEAYPNAVTRLCLINSTAKADSNSKKAQRDRSIQVVKHNHKLFIRLAISNLFTKKNRTVFKEDIKYCIEQALKTPLQGIIAALEGMKIRPNREKILHAFKHNVTMMISLNDPLLNSQDLITEAKSAQANIVVFQDGHMAPIENKVELLPQLMHFIEY, encoded by the coding sequence ATGATTTTAGCTTACAAAGGCATCGATATTTTTTATAAAGATGAAGGCAAAGGACAAGCTATTGTGATGCTGCATGGTTTTTTAGAAAACAGCACCATGTGGCAGGCTTTTTTGCCGGAATTAACTAAAAAAAACAGAGTGATTTGTATTGATTTATTAGGTCATGGCAAAACAGGGTGTTTAGGACACGTTCATTCCATGGAACTTATGGCAGATGCCGTTAAAGCTGTATTAAATCATTTGAATATTAAACCATGCCTCTTAATAGGACATTCCATGGGAGGCTATGTTGCCCTCGCTTTCGCGGAAGCCTATCCAAACGCCGTAACGCGTTTGTGTTTAATAAACTCTACTGCCAAGGCAGATTCGAACAGCAAAAAAGCACAACGAGACCGTAGCATTCAGGTTGTAAAACACAATCATAAACTATTTATTAGGCTCGCAATTAGCAATTTGTTTACTAAAAAAAACAGAACTGTTTTTAAAGAAGACATTAAATATTGTATCGAGCAAGCCTTAAAAACACCATTACAGGGCATTATCGCCGCCTTAGAAGGCATGAAAATTAGACCTAATAGAGAAAAAATACTGCACGCTTTTAAACATAATGTCACTATGATGATAAGTTTAAATGATCCCTTATTAAACTCCCAGGACCTCATAACAGAAGCAAAATCTGCCCAAGCTAATATAGTCGTTTTTCAAGATGGCCACATGGCGCCTATTGAAAATAAGGTAGAACTTTTACCTCAACTCATGCATTTCATCGAATATTAA
- a CDS encoding HesB/IscA family protein, protein MIKVSEKAKKKVFELMEEDGYNTAIDFVRVSVKSGGCSGLSYDLKFDKQQQDDDKVFEDNGVKIIVDKKSFLYLIGTTLEYSGGLNGTGFVFNNPNANRTCGCGESFSL, encoded by the coding sequence ATGATAAAAGTATCTGAGAAAGCTAAGAAAAAAGTTTTTGAACTTATGGAAGAAGATGGCTATAACACAGCTATCGATTTTGTGCGCGTATCGGTAAAAAGCGGTGGATGTTCTGGTTTATCATATGATTTAAAGTTTGATAAACAACAACAAGACGACGATAAAGTTTTTGAAGATAACGGCGTGAAAATTATTGTCGATAAAAAAAGTTTTTTATACTTAATAGGCACCACACTCGAATATTCTGGGGGGCTTAACGGCACTGGATTTGTTTTTAATAATCCTAATGCCAACCGCACTTGTGGCTGCGGTGAAAGCTTTTCCCTATAA
- the thiL gene encoding thiamine-phosphate kinase, translating to MIEDKNQQSTPLSTLGEFALIDHLTKDFKIKHKSTVKGIGDDAAVLDFKGKKIAVTTDFLVEGVHFNLSYMPLKHLGYKAVVVNLSDIYAMNAMATQITVSIAVSNRFPLEALEELYAGIQTAANIYNIDVVGGDTTSSLTGLLITVTAIGQFEDGDEVFRSGAKPNDLLVVSGDLGGAYMGLQVLERENEVYKVNPKNQPDLEPYSYIIERQLKPEARKDVVKLLKDLKIKPTSMIDISDGLSSEIIHICKHSKVGCDVFEEKIPLDPQVISTCEEFNIDSTTVALNGGEDYELLFTIAQDDYPKLKGNPNFSVIGFMKEESAGMHLVTRGESRIPIKAQGWKYFNEEN from the coding sequence ATGATAGAAGATAAAAATCAACAAAGTACACCGTTAAGTACTTTAGGAGAATTTGCATTAATTGACCATTTAACTAAGGATTTCAAAATTAAGCATAAATCTACGGTCAAAGGCATTGGCGACGATGCTGCTGTATTGGATTTTAAAGGCAAAAAAATTGCAGTTACTACCGATTTTTTGGTTGAAGGCGTGCATTTTAATTTGAGTTATATGCCGCTTAAGCATTTGGGTTACAAAGCTGTAGTTGTTAATTTGTCTGATATTTACGCCATGAATGCCATGGCTACACAAATTACGGTTTCTATTGCTGTATCTAACAGATTTCCGCTTGAGGCGCTTGAGGAGCTGTATGCTGGTATTCAAACAGCTGCAAACATTTACAATATTGATGTGGTTGGTGGAGATACTACCTCGTCTTTAACAGGCTTACTTATTACGGTTACTGCAATTGGGCAGTTTGAAGACGGAGATGAGGTGTTTAGGAGTGGAGCTAAACCAAATGATTTATTAGTGGTTTCTGGCGATTTAGGTGGTGCTTACATGGGTTTACAGGTGCTTGAACGCGAGAACGAAGTCTATAAAGTAAACCCAAAAAATCAACCAGATTTAGAACCTTACTCTTATATTATAGAGCGACAGTTAAAACCAGAGGCTCGGAAAGACGTTGTTAAATTATTGAAGGATTTAAAAATAAAACCAACGTCTATGATTGATATTAGTGATGGTTTGTCTTCTGAAATTATACATATTTGTAAGCATAGCAAGGTAGGTTGCGATGTATTTGAAGAAAAAATTCCTTTAGACCCACAAGTTATCTCTACCTGTGAAGAGTTTAATATCGATAGTACGACAGTTGCTTTAAATGGGGGTGAGGATTACGAGCTTCTGTTTACCATCGCTCAAGACGATTATCCTAAATTAAAAGGTAATCCTAACTTTAGCGTGATTGGGTTTATGAAAGAGGAAAGTGCTGGTATGCATTTAGTGACTCGTGGAGAGTCCAGAATACCTATAAAAGCACAAGGATGGAAATATTTCAATGAGGAAAACTAG
- a CDS encoding aspartate kinase, producing MMKVLKFGGTSVGSIENMSNVKTIINDGHKKIVVLSAMSGTTNQLVAISNYIKDEKRDAAMVEIHQLYDSYIPVIDGLLTDKNLNTEVKHYVSDIFSFIIQATNKTFSKTLENEVLAQGELLSTFIFNAYLTQEGIRSVVLPALDFMRIDAAKEPDLPYIKRRFQNVFNASEASDVYITQGFVCLDADAKISNLQRGGSDYTATIIAAVIRAEEVQIWTDIDGMHNNDPRIIENTKPISNLSYDEAAELAYFGAKILHPQTVTPVRAHNIPIRLKNTLNPQALGTLISYQTSENGVKAMAVKDGITAIKIKSDRMLLAHGFLRKIFEVFELYETAIDMITTSEVAVSLTIDDAKNLEYIIAELQKFAVIEVDENQSIVCLVGHEVANHQDTFKLFHILKDVKIRMISYGGSNNNISLLINTNDKIKTLKKLNTYVFDWVGV from the coding sequence ATGATGAAGGTATTAAAGTTTGGGGGCACCTCGGTTGGTTCCATTGAAAACATGAGTAATGTTAAGACTATAATTAATGATGGCCACAAGAAAATTGTGGTTTTATCGGCTATGTCTGGCACGACAAATCAGCTCGTTGCAATTTCTAATTATATTAAAGACGAGAAACGGGATGCTGCAATGGTAGAAATTCATCAGCTTTATGATAGCTATATCCCGGTAATTGATGGGCTTTTAACCGATAAAAATTTAAATACAGAGGTGAAACATTACGTTTCAGATATTTTTAGTTTTATCATACAGGCTACAAACAAAACTTTTTCAAAAACCTTAGAGAATGAAGTCTTAGCTCAAGGTGAATTGCTCTCTACCTTTATATTTAATGCGTATTTAACTCAAGAAGGCATACGATCGGTCGTACTACCCGCTTTAGATTTTATGCGAATAGACGCTGCTAAAGAACCCGATTTACCTTATATAAAAAGGCGTTTTCAAAACGTTTTTAACGCTTCCGAAGCTTCTGATGTATATATAACTCAAGGTTTTGTATGTTTAGATGCTGATGCTAAAATATCAAATCTACAACGGGGCGGTAGCGATTATACAGCCACTATTATTGCTGCGGTGATTAGGGCTGAAGAAGTGCAAATATGGACCGATATTGATGGTATGCATAATAACGATCCAAGAATTATAGAAAACACCAAACCCATCTCAAATTTATCTTATGATGAAGCCGCCGAGTTAGCTTATTTTGGGGCAAAAATATTACATCCGCAAACGGTAACACCAGTAAGGGCACACAATATACCTATTCGATTAAAAAACACGCTTAATCCTCAGGCTTTGGGGACTTTAATATCTTACCAAACCTCAGAAAATGGTGTAAAGGCAATGGCGGTTAAAGATGGTATTACGGCGATAAAAATTAAATCTGATCGTATGTTGCTAGCTCACGGCTTTTTAAGAAAGATATTTGAGGTTTTTGAGCTTTACGAAACGGCTATAGATATGATTACAACCTCTGAAGTTGCCGTGTCTCTAACTATAGATGATGCTAAAAATTTAGAATATATCATTGCAGAGCTACAAAAGTTCGCTGTGATTGAAGTTGACGAAAATCAAAGTATTGTGTGTTTAGTGGGGCATGAAGTTGCAAATCATCAAGATACTTTTAAGTTGTTTCATATTTTAAAAGATGTGAAAATTAGGATGATTTCTTATGGAGGCAGTAATAACAATATCTCCCTACTAATTAATACCAACGACAAGATAAAAACACTAAAAAAATTAAATACTTATGTGTTTGATTGGGTTGGGGTTTGA